From the genome of Geminocystis herdmanii PCC 6308, one region includes:
- a CDS encoding D-alanyl-D-alanine carboxypeptidase — protein sequence MFFSQLLAFLFLPSQAPSLPVIPWHEASIFQIPIDRDPQVQVIVDQYLQTLARQGLDTKRQGIWIQSDWAILADNQGKIPVPAASLTKIATTITSIDTWGLDHRFLTKVYTTGAINNNILQGNLIIEYGGDPLFVWEEAIVLGNKLQQLGINQVKGDLIVVGNWQMNYEESPLKSGEMLKQSLNSKNWSRIIEKQYQEMKNKPDRANIEIQGLVKKVETLPDNTQLLLTHQSLTLREILRSMNVYSNNKIAESLAQQMGGGAKVAQLSAKIANVPPEEILLINGSGLGVDNRISPRASCRMLMALERQLEGSNINLSDLFPVAGVDKKGTVEYRNIPYGIPTKTGTLSVVSALAGVIPTQERENIYFAVINYGSDVEGLRRKQDVLLRNLEQHWTFQPLLPKNSIDISFGDMERNGELKIEN from the coding sequence ATGTTTTTCTCTCAATTATTAGCCTTTTTGTTTCTTCCCTCTCAAGCGCCTTCTTTACCGGTGATTCCTTGGCATGAAGCCTCTATTTTTCAGATACCGATCGATCGAGACCCTCAAGTTCAGGTTATAGTAGATCAATATCTCCAAACTCTTGCTCGTCAAGGTTTAGATACCAAAAGACAAGGGATTTGGATACAGTCCGATTGGGCAATTCTAGCAGATAATCAAGGAAAAATACCTGTACCAGCGGCATCTTTAACTAAAATCGCTACTACTATCACTTCGATCGATACATGGGGTTTAGATCATCGTTTCTTAACAAAAGTTTACACCACTGGCGCAATTAATAACAACATATTACAAGGTAATTTAATCATAGAATACGGCGGTGATCCTTTATTTGTCTGGGAAGAAGCCATTGTATTAGGAAATAAGTTACAACAATTAGGTATTAATCAGGTAAAAGGTGATTTGATTGTAGTAGGTAATTGGCAAATGAATTATGAGGAGAGTCCCCTCAAATCAGGAGAAATGTTAAAACAGAGTCTTAATAGTAAAAACTGGTCAAGAATCATCGAAAAACAGTATCAGGAGATGAAAAATAAACCCGATCGAGCAAACATTGAAATACAGGGTTTAGTTAAAAAAGTTGAGACACTACCTGATAACACACAATTATTATTAACTCATCAATCCTTAACTTTAAGGGAAATATTGCGATCGATGAACGTTTATAGTAATAATAAAATAGCCGAATCTCTAGCGCAACAAATGGGAGGAGGAGCAAAAGTTGCGCAATTATCAGCTAAAATTGCCAATGTACCACCCGAAGAAATTTTACTCATCAATGGCTCAGGTTTGGGTGTGGATAATCGTATTTCTCCTCGTGCTTCTTGTCGAATGTTGATGGCTTTAGAAAGACAGTTAGAAGGTAGTAATATTAACCTCAGTGACTTATTTCCTGTGGCTGGAGTTGACAAAAAAGGTACGGTAGAATATCGTAATATTCCCTATGGTATTCCCACTAAAACAGGTACTTTATCGGTAGTTAGCGCCCTTGCGGGGGTAATTCCTACCCAAGAGAGAGAGAATATCTATTTTGCTGTCATCAATTATGGTAGTGACGTGGAAGGCTTGAGACGCAAACAAGATGTTTTACTCCGTAATTTAGAGCAACATTGGACATTTCAACCTTTATTACCTAAAAATTCGATCGATATTTCTTTTGGCGATATGGAAAGGAATGGAGAATTGAAAATTGAGAATTGA
- the tsaE gene encoding tRNA (adenosine(37)-N6)-threonylcarbamoyltransferase complex ATPase subunit type 1 TsaE: MNEKIREIILLADEEATKKLGQYLAEQLSPNSVLLLRGNLGAGKTTLIQGLGEGLGIQDSIVSPTFTLINEYSEGKIPLYHIDLYRLNAEQIKELHLENYWLGIEYEAGITAIEWSELLPYLPPKYIKINLEIDDRLGRKATIERSNYN, translated from the coding sequence ATGAATGAAAAAATAAGAGAAATTATTTTACTTGCTGATGAAGAAGCGACTAAAAAATTAGGGCAATATTTAGCCGAACAATTAAGCCCTAATAGTGTCTTATTATTAAGAGGAAATTTAGGAGCTGGAAAAACTACTTTAATTCAAGGATTAGGCGAAGGATTAGGTATTCAAGATTCGATCGTCTCCCCCACTTTTACTTTAATTAATGAATATTCTGAAGGGAAAATACCTCTTTATCACATCGATTTATACCGTTTAAATGCAGAACAAATCAAAGAATTACATCTTGAAAATTATTGGTTAGGGATTGAATATGAAGCAGGAATAACTGCGATCGAATGGTCAGAATTATTACCTTATTTACCTCCTAAATATATTAAAATAAATTTAGAAATAGACGATCGATTAGGTAGAAAAGCAACCATCGAAAGAAGTAATTATAACTAA
- a CDS encoding hemolysin family protein yields MNWQTILFRVSAIFLLIAINAFFVTAEFAIVSVRKSRIDHLVIDGDIPAQSVQSLQKSLDRLLSSTQLGITLSSLALGWIGEYTMAMSIQYLISLLPFPPQFIIPLSHSLSIPIAFFSLVYLQIVFGELFPKSLALLYPEQLARFLAPPISVIGKIFKPFIDILNQSTRFLLKLFGVEYTGQGWYKQVTPEELQLIIKTERDSSGLEAEERELLSNVFEFGDVEALEVMTPRVDIKALNLSATYQDLWLEISDTKHSCYPVMGDSLDDIRGIVDFKDCLNILGDNPLDLQSSITKWHCSIEPLVKPVRFLPESTYLSELLTIMQQYRLKMVIIVDEYGGTSGLVTMQDLINEILGDDESQSEDDNFNITVIDEQNFLIPAQINLEELNDLLDFNLPLIDDYQTLGGFLVYHWQKIPKPYEVFNFDSYQFTVTDMDGPRIIRIKITLKDN; encoded by the coding sequence ATGAATTGGCAGACTATATTGTTTAGAGTATCAGCAATTTTTCTTTTAATCGCTATCAATGCTTTTTTTGTCACCGCAGAATTTGCGATCGTTTCCGTGAGAAAATCGAGAATTGATCATCTAGTCATTGATGGAGATATACCTGCTCAAAGTGTACAATCATTACAAAAAAGTTTAGATCGTCTTCTATCTAGTACCCAATTAGGTATTACTCTTTCTAGTTTAGCATTAGGTTGGATCGGGGAATATACTATGGCAATGTCCATACAATATTTAATTTCTTTATTGCCATTTCCGCCACAATTTATTATTCCCCTCAGTCACTCCCTTTCTATTCCCATTGCTTTTTTTTCGTTGGTATATTTACAGATAGTTTTTGGGGAATTGTTTCCTAAATCCTTAGCTTTATTGTATCCTGAACAGTTAGCTCGTTTTTTAGCACCTCCTATCAGTGTTATTGGTAAAATCTTTAAGCCTTTTATTGATATTCTTAATCAATCCACCCGTTTTTTATTGAAGTTATTTGGCGTAGAATATACTGGACAAGGTTGGTATAAACAAGTTACTCCTGAAGAATTACAGTTAATCATCAAAACGGAAAGGGATTCATCGGGATTGGAAGCGGAGGAAAGAGAATTATTAAGTAATGTTTTTGAGTTTGGAGATGTGGAGGCGTTGGAGGTGATGACTCCTCGTGTGGATATTAAAGCCTTAAATTTATCCGCAACTTATCAAGATTTATGGTTAGAAATTTCGGATACGAAACATTCTTGTTACCCCGTGATGGGTGATTCTTTGGATGATATTCGGGGTATTGTGGATTTTAAGGATTGTTTAAATATTTTAGGGGATAATCCTCTTGATTTGCAAAGTTCGATCACAAAGTGGCATTGCTCGATCGAACCTTTAGTTAAACCCGTGCGTTTTTTACCCGAATCCACTTATTTAAGTGAATTGTTGACTATAATGCAACAATATCGATTGAAAATGGTCATTATTGTGGATGAATATGGAGGCACATCTGGATTAGTCACCATGCAGGATTTAATCAACGAAATTTTAGGAGATGATGAAAGCCAATCAGAGGATGATAATTTTAATATTACGGTTATTGACGAGCAAAATTTTTTAATTCCTGCGCAAATAAATTTAGAGGAATTAAACGATTTATTAGATTTTAATTTACCTTTAATTGACGACTATCAAACTTTAGGGGGTTTTTTAGTTTATCATTGGCAAAAAATACCGAAACCCTACGAGGTGTTTAATTTTGACTCCTATCAATTTACCGTAACAGACATGGATGGTCCTCGTATCATTAGAATTAAAATCACCCTCAAAGACAATTAA
- a CDS encoding lysophospholipid acyltransferase family protein encodes MNKTSIQPQIYHHESQITSHISPWLIKLVYPLTTRLIFPIFFKKIEIIGKENVPKTGAVIIAPTHRSRWDALIVPYATGKLVSGRNPHFMVSANEMKGIQGWVIKRMGGFEVNTDRPGMDSLRHSFDLLSQGEMVVIFPEGNIYRTDDVQPLKRGVAKIALEVETAKPEVEVKILPVTIKYSQPIPERGCSVSVKIGECLTVKNYPGKSSRESSFLLTADLAKSLTMYN; translated from the coding sequence ATGAATAAAACATCAATACAACCTCAAATATATCACCATGAAAGTCAGATAACTTCTCATATCTCACCTTGGTTAATCAAATTAGTGTATCCCCTCACCACCAGATTAATCTTCCCTATTTTCTTCAAAAAGATTGAAATTATCGGCAAAGAAAATGTACCCAAAACAGGTGCGGTAATTATTGCACCCACTCATCGTTCTCGTTGGGATGCGTTAATAGTTCCTTATGCTACGGGAAAATTAGTCAGTGGGAGAAACCCTCACTTTATGGTGTCAGCCAACGAAATGAAGGGCATACAAGGCTGGGTTATTAAACGCATGGGGGGCTTCGAGGTTAATACCGATCGACCCGGTATGGACAGTTTACGCCATAGTTTCGACTTATTATCTCAGGGGGAGATGGTGGTAATTTTTCCCGAAGGTAATATATATCGTACCGATGATGTACAACCTTTAAAAAGGGGAGTTGCCAAAATCGCCTTAGAAGTGGAAACCGCCAAGCCTGAAGTAGAAGTGAAAATTTTGCCTGTCACCATTAAATATAGTCAACCAATTCCCGAAAGAGGTTGCAGTGTTTCCGTGAAAATTGGAGAGTGTTTAACGGTGAAAAATTATCCGGGTAAATCCTCTAGGGAAAGTAGTTTTTTGTTAACTGCCGATTTAGCGAAGTCTCTGACAATGTACAATTAA
- the trpA gene encoding tryptophan synthase subunit alpha: MISVSQRFNQLKQKSQCALIPFITAGDPNLDTTVRAIELLAQNGADMIELGVPYSDPLADGPVIQAAATRALKQGVCLNDVLNIVKNVKVDIPIILFTYYNPIFYRGVENFISTIADAGVKGLVVPDLPLEEAESFLEIAQNYGIEVTLLVAPTSPLERIEQIALKSQGFIYLVSVTGVTGVRSNIEARVEDLISKLKTVTDKPIGVGFGISEPAQALQMKQWGADGVIVGSAFVKKLANLDGEKGLQELATLCHHLKQAINN, translated from the coding sequence ATGATTTCAGTTTCTCAACGTTTTAACCAGCTTAAACAAAAATCTCAATGTGCCTTAATTCCCTTTATTACCGCCGGTGATCCAAACTTAGACACTACAGTAAGAGCTATCGAACTTTTAGCCCAAAATGGCGCAGATATGATTGAATTAGGTGTACCTTATTCTGATCCTTTAGCAGATGGTCCTGTAATTCAAGCGGCGGCAACTCGTGCTTTAAAACAAGGGGTTTGTTTAAATGATGTCCTCAATATCGTCAAGAATGTTAAGGTTGATATTCCCATTATATTATTTACTTACTATAATCCTATTTTTTATCGAGGAGTAGAAAACTTCATATCTACCATTGCGGATGCTGGAGTTAAGGGTTTAGTTGTACCTGATTTACCCCTTGAGGAAGCCGAAAGTTTCTTGGAAATCGCTCAAAATTATGGTATCGAAGTAACTTTATTAGTAGCACCCACTTCCCCCCTAGAGAGAATTGAACAAATTGCCTTAAAATCTCAAGGTTTTATTTATCTCGTCAGTGTCACGGGTGTAACAGGAGTTCGATCGAACATAGAGGCAAGAGTGGAAGATTTAATCAGTAAATTAAAAACCGTTACTGATAAACCCATCGGTGTCGGCTTCGGTATTTCTGAACCTGCCCAAGCATTACAAATGAAACAATGGGGAGCGGATGGTGTAATTGTAGGTAGTGCTTTTGTGAAAAAACTGGCAAATCTCGATGGAGAAAAGGGTTTACAAGAATTAGCAACTCTGTGTCACCATCTTAAACAAGCAATTAACAATTAA
- the purC gene encoding phosphoribosylaminoimidazolesuccinocarboxamide synthase — protein MSTQTKLYEGKAKIVYTTANDREYLTYFKDDATAFNAQKKGTIEGKGSINCTISSALLELLGKKGIETHFLTQKSEREMLVKAVEIIPLEVVVRNITAGSLCKQTGLPEGQTLPFPLVEFYLKNDDLGDPLLTIDRLTLLNIATPEQISELKENALKINQYLREFFASCDITLVDFKLEFGLDKEGNIILADEISPDTCRLWDCLEQDIEKRVLDKDRFRRDLGKVESAYQQVQKRVLTQIEKLKNS, from the coding sequence ATGTCCACACAGACAAAACTATACGAGGGTAAAGCCAAAATAGTATATACAACGGCGAACGATCGAGAATACTTAACCTATTTTAAAGATGACGCTACGGCTTTTAATGCCCAGAAAAAAGGCACGATCGAAGGTAAAGGAAGTATTAACTGTACAATATCATCAGCATTACTGGAATTATTGGGCAAAAAAGGCATTGAAACCCATTTTTTGACTCAAAAGTCAGAAAGGGAAATGTTAGTCAAGGCGGTGGAAATTATCCCCTTAGAAGTGGTAGTGAGAAATATAACGGCTGGAAGTTTATGTAAACAAACGGGTTTACCTGAAGGGCAAACATTACCTTTCCCTTTAGTGGAATTTTACTTGAAAAATGACGACTTGGGCGATCCCCTCTTGACAATCGATCGACTTACACTGTTAAATATAGCCACCCCAGAACAAATATCGGAATTGAAAGAAAATGCCCTGAAAATTAATCAATATCTCAGGGAATTTTTTGCTAGTTGTGATATAACTTTGGTGGATTTTAAATTAGAATTTGGTTTAGACAAGGAAGGAAATATCATTTTAGCGGATGAAATTAGCCCTGATACTTGTCGTTTATGGGATTGTTTGGAACAAGATATAGAAAAAAGAGTCTTGGATAAAGATCGTTTTCGTCGAGATTTAGGTAAAGTAGAATCAGCATATCAGCAAGTACAAAAAAGAGTGTTAACTCAAATTGAAAAACTGAAAAATAGTTAG
- a CDS encoding BamA/TamA family outer membrane protein, whose translation MAVKNNNKKSSYLTDNQGKCSVKLPFKRLTGKDLGSNPDSQLFWRKTLILTLLSSLGLTNPMKAMTESETLTASIPIPVSPAEESAPEAIALSPQPNPLYSSTPIPVLFPDVSGADTTKNLIAQTETNPPQTTPQVTPTPPQTTPQVTPTSPQTTPQPTSEEARVLVSEVDIAGVDGELKDLVYNTIRTNPGRTTTRSRLQEDINAIYATGYFSNVRVTPEDTQYGVKITFELQPNPVLNRLEIDTLPAKSDGQSSLLPKEVIDKAFEDQYGRILNLRDLQEGIAELNKWYTDNGYDLAQVVGAPQISPDGVVTLIIAEGQLENIQVRFFNEEEEEVNGKTRDFIVTREMKLKPGDVFNRRTAQQDLQRVFGLGIFEDVKLSFSPGEDPSEVVMNVDIVEGKSGSLGAGAGISSSSGLFGTVSYQERNFGGNNQTLGTEFQLGERELLFDLNFQDPWIAGDPYRTSYSANLFRRRSISLVYDGTDTETIRTEVNNDSPRVVRTGAGISFSRPLSEDVFTPAQWVISTGIQYQNIEVQDADGDRSPRSGEAFGNQKLAFNNSGVDDLITVRLNAAQDTRNNSLNPTSGSLLLLGMEQTVPLTSILYNRIRANYSYYLPVKLLNFDFMEGPQAFAFNFQAGTVLGDLPPYEAFVLGGSNSVRGYGEGDLGNGRSYFQATAEYRFPIVSFLGGTVFFDYGTNVGSQGAVIGKPAEVRGLSGDGFGYGLGVRVQSPVGPIRIDYAINDEGDSRVHFGIGEKF comes from the coding sequence GTGGCAGTGAAAAACAACAACAAAAAATCTAGTTATTTAACCGATAATCAGGGTAAATGCTCTGTTAAGTTACCTTTTAAGAGATTAACAGGAAAGGACCTTGGTTCAAACCCTGATAGTCAGTTATTTTGGCGAAAAACCCTAATTTTGACCTTATTATCGAGTTTAGGGTTAACTAATCCCATGAAAGCTATGACAGAATCGGAAACTCTTACCGCCTCCATTCCCATACCTGTTTCCCCTGCGGAAGAATCAGCACCCGAAGCCATTGCTTTGTCACCCCAACCGAATCCCCTATATTCTTCTACTCCTATTCCCGTCTTATTTCCCGATGTGTCAGGGGCAGATACAACTAAAAATTTAATTGCTCAAACAGAAACAAATCCCCCTCAAACAACCCCTCAAGTAACTCCAACTCCCCCTCAAACAACCCCTCAAGTAACTCCAACTTCCCCTCAAACAACTCCTCAACCCACCTCAGAAGAAGCTAGAGTATTAGTTTCCGAAGTCGATATTGCTGGAGTAGATGGGGAATTAAAAGACTTAGTTTATAACACTATTAGAACAAATCCGGGACGTACCACCACTCGATCGAGATTACAAGAAGACATTAACGCTATTTACGCTACAGGTTATTTTAGTAACGTCAGAGTTACCCCCGAAGATACTCAATATGGTGTAAAAATTACTTTTGAATTGCAACCAAACCCAGTGTTAAATCGCCTAGAGATTGATACTCTTCCTGCTAAAAGTGATGGACAAAGTTCCTTACTACCCAAAGAAGTCATAGACAAAGCCTTTGAAGATCAGTATGGAAGAATCTTGAATTTAAGAGACTTACAAGAAGGCATCGCCGAGTTAAACAAATGGTACACTGATAATGGTTATGACTTAGCACAAGTAGTCGGAGCGCCTCAAATTAGCCCTGATGGAGTCGTTACCCTCATAATTGCAGAAGGACAACTAGAGAATATTCAAGTAAGATTCTTTAACGAAGAAGAAGAAGAAGTCAACGGCAAAACTAGAGATTTCATTGTCACCAGAGAAATGAAACTAAAACCGGGGGATGTTTTTAACCGCCGTACCGCTCAACAAGACTTACAAAGGGTATTTGGCTTAGGCATTTTTGAAGATGTAAAACTCTCCTTTAGCCCCGGAGAAGACCCTTCTGAAGTTGTCATGAATGTTGACATAGTAGAAGGCAAAAGTGGTTCTTTAGGAGCAGGTGCGGGTATAAGTTCCTCCAGTGGTTTATTTGGAACGGTGAGCTATCAAGAACGAAATTTTGGCGGTAACAATCAAACCCTTGGTACAGAATTTCAGTTAGGAGAGAGAGAGTTATTATTTGACTTGAATTTTCAAGACCCTTGGATTGCAGGTGATCCTTATCGTACTTCTTATAGTGCGAACCTTTTCCGTCGTCGATCGATCTCGTTGGTATATGATGGTACAGATACAGAAACTATCCGTACAGAGGTTAATAACGATAGTCCTAGGGTTGTGCGCACAGGTGCTGGTATTTCTTTTTCTCGCCCTTTGAGTGAAGATGTTTTTACCCCCGCACAATGGGTAATTAGTACAGGGATTCAATATCAAAACATCGAAGTACAAGATGCTGACGGCGATCGATCTCCCCGTTCAGGTGAAGCCTTTGGGAATCAAAAATTAGCCTTTAATAACAGTGGTGTTGATGATTTGATTACGGTAAGATTAAACGCTGCGCAAGATACTAGAAATAATAGTTTAAACCCTACCAGTGGTAGTTTATTGCTCTTAGGTATGGAACAAACTGTACCTCTTACTTCTATTTTATACAATCGTATCCGTGCCAATTATAGTTATTATTTACCAGTGAAATTGCTCAATTTTGATTTTATGGAAGGTCCTCAAGCCTTCGCTTTTAACTTTCAAGCAGGAACGGTTTTAGGAGATTTACCCCCCTATGAAGCCTTTGTTCTCGGTGGTAGTAACTCCGTTCGAGGCTACGGAGAAGGAGATTTAGGGAACGGTCGATCGTACTTTCAAGCTACGGCAGAATATCGTTTTCCCATCGTTTCTTTCTTAGGTGGTACGGTATTCTTTGACTATGGTACAAATGTTGGTTCTCAGGGTGCAGTCATCGGTAAACCTGCAGAAGTAAGAGGTTTAAGCGGTGATGGTTTTGGTTATGGTTTAGGGGTAAGGGTACAGTCTCCCGTTGGTCCGATTCGTATTGATTATGCTATCAATGATGAAGGGGATAGTCGTGTTCATTTTGGCATTGGCGAAAAATTCTAA
- a CDS encoding ABC transporter permease, whose translation MKTSSVSQSWLNQLPNYLWYLSLGSIAFLISLPILTVASSIFADHQEIWQHLRDTVLKDYIVNSLILMMGVSIGVLIIGVSCAWLVTMCEFVGASTFEWLLLMPLAAPAYILAYSYTSMLEYFGPVQIWLRSFFGWESIDDYWFPSIRNIGGAIVLLVLVLYPYVYLLARVAFLEQSTCTVEASRSLGYNPWQSFLKVALPLARPSIVAGLALALMETLNDFGTVQYFGVSTFTTGIYRTWFGMGERVAAAQLASFLMVFVLILIFLERRSRANARYYQTNSVNQQIPRFELNWWRSILAFASCSIPVLLGFIIPTIYLLDLTIRNREETLNDSFWTLTQNSLLLAIISAIIAIIIGLFMAYGQRLIPHTILNISVRISSMGYAIPGSVIAVGIMIPLGIFDNSLDEWMFNNFNISTGLLLSGTIIALVYAYLVRFLAVSFNTIESSLGKIKPNLDDASRSLGYGAFSTLFKIHLPLLGGGLLTALMLVFVDVMKELPATLVMRPFNFDTLAVRVYQYASDERLIEASAPALAIMLVGIIPVIFLSYRIAQSRSIVSRD comes from the coding sequence ATGAAAACATCCTCTGTTTCACAATCTTGGTTAAATCAACTACCGAATTATCTTTGGTATCTATCCTTGGGATCGATCGCATTCTTAATTTCTTTACCAATTCTCACCGTTGCTAGTAGTATTTTTGCTGATCATCAGGAAATTTGGCAACATTTACGAGATACTGTACTCAAGGATTATATTGTTAACTCTCTGATTTTAATGATGGGAGTTAGTATTGGTGTCCTGATTATTGGGGTTAGTTGTGCATGGTTAGTCACCATGTGTGAGTTTGTGGGAGCGAGTACCTTTGAATGGTTACTTTTAATGCCTCTAGCCGCTCCTGCTTATATTCTGGCTTATAGTTATACCAGTATGTTAGAGTATTTTGGACCTGTGCAAATATGGTTAAGAAGTTTTTTTGGATGGGAAAGTATTGATGACTATTGGTTTCCCTCTATTCGCAATATCGGAGGGGCGATCGTACTGTTGGTATTAGTGTTATATCCCTATGTTTATCTTTTAGCTAGGGTTGCCTTTTTAGAACAGTCCACCTGTACTGTAGAAGCAAGTCGATCGCTCGGTTATAATCCTTGGCAGAGTTTTCTTAAAGTAGCGTTACCCTTAGCTCGTCCTTCCATTGTGGCAGGTTTAGCCTTGGCTTTGATGGAAACTTTGAATGATTTTGGTACAGTACAATATTTTGGGGTGAGTACTTTTACCACAGGTATTTATCGCACATGGTTTGGCATGGGTGAAAGAGTCGCCGCCGCGCAGTTGGCTTCTTTTTTGATGGTATTTGTACTTATTTTAATCTTTTTAGAGCGTCGATCGAGAGCTAATGCCCGTTACTATCAAACTAATAGCGTCAATCAGCAAATACCCCGTTTTGAGTTGAATTGGTGGCGCAGTATTCTGGCTTTTGCTAGTTGCTCGATTCCCGTTTTGCTAGGTTTTATTATCCCTACTATCTACCTCTTAGATTTAACGATTCGTAATCGAGAAGAAACTCTTAATGATAGTTTTTGGACTTTAACCCAAAATAGCCTTCTCCTAGCGATAATTAGTGCCATCATCGCTATTATTATCGGTTTATTCATGGCTTATGGGCAAAGGTTAATACCCCATACCATTCTTAATATTTCTGTGCGTATTTCCTCTATGGGTTACGCCATACCCGGTTCAGTTATTGCCGTTGGCATCATGATTCCTCTAGGTATCTTCGATAATAGTCTCGATGAATGGATGTTCAATAATTTTAACATCTCCACAGGGTTGTTACTCAGTGGCACGATCATTGCCTTAGTTTATGCCTACCTTGTGAGATTTTTAGCGGTATCTTTCAATACCATCGAATCTAGCCTAGGAAAAATTAAACCTAACCTTGACGATGCTTCTCGTAGCCTTGGTTATGGAGCATTTTCTACTCTCTTTAAAATTCATTTACCCCTCCTTGGGGGCGGACTTTTAACCGCTTTAATGTTGGTTTTTGTGGATGTGATGAAAGAATTACCTGCCACCTTAGTGATGCGTCCTTTCAACTTTGATACTTTAGCGGTGAGGGTATATCAATACGCTTCCGATGAGCGACTCATTGAAGCATCAGCACCTGCTTTAGCTATCATGTTAGTAGGTATTATTCCTGTTATCTTCCTCAGTTATCGTATTGCTCAATCTCGATCGATCGTCAGTAGAGATTAA
- a CDS encoding exopolysaccharide biosynthesis protein, whose amino-acid sequence MNLRFSQDLEVLLKRLLDKPLSLSEIVSETSERGFSLVLSILALPFLFPLIPPGVSTILGSGCLFLGLQMALGRTSPWLPSKIAHFQFPRNFTRQILSNFKRISRRLEKMISPRWLSVSENKFFWKINGFCIAWLAFLLMLPIPFTNPLPAGIILLLAIATLEADGLLICIAYVLTIFATLFFAFLGYAIWKTPEILPSIFQ is encoded by the coding sequence ATGAATTTAAGATTTTCTCAAGATTTAGAAGTTTTACTGAAACGTTTATTAGACAAACCTTTAAGTCTATCTGAAATTGTGAGTGAAACCTCAGAAAGAGGATTTAGTTTAGTACTTAGTATTTTAGCATTACCTTTTTTATTTCCTTTAATTCCCCCCGGTGTTTCTACTATTTTAGGCAGTGGATGTTTATTTTTAGGTTTACAAATGGCTTTAGGAAGGACATCTCCTTGGCTACCTTCAAAAATAGCACATTTTCAATTTCCCCGAAATTTTACCCGTCAAATTCTAAGTAATTTTAAAAGGATTAGCCGTAGATTAGAAAAAATGATTTCCCCCCGTTGGTTAAGTGTTTCAGAGAATAAATTTTTTTGGAAAATCAATGGATTTTGTATCGCTTGGTTAGCTTTTTTGTTGATGTTACCGATTCCTTTTACTAACCCTTTACCCGCAGGAATTATCTTACTTTTAGCTATCGCTACTTTAGAAGCTGATGGTTTATTAATTTGTATCGCTTATGTTTTAACTATTTTTGCTACTTTATTTTTTGCGTTTTTAGGCTACGCAATTTGGAAAACCCCAGAAATATTACCTTCTATTTTTCAATAA